A genomic region of Paroedura picta isolate Pp20150507F chromosome 4, Ppicta_v3.0, whole genome shotgun sequence contains the following coding sequences:
- the PROK1 gene encoding prokineticin-1, whose amino-acid sequence MNAVIQVLCFSLLITLYKCAVITGACERDLQCGGGTCCAISLWLRGLRMCTPLGQEGDECHPISHKVPFFGKRQHHTCPCLPNYICFKFIDGRYRCSVDFKNMDF is encoded by the exons ATGAACGCAGTTATCCAAGTCTTGTGCTTCTCTCTGTTAATAACCTTATACAAGTGTGCTGTGATCACCGGG GCCTGTGAGAGGGATCTCCAGTGTGGAGGTGGGACATGCTGTGCCATCAGCTTGTGGCTTCGTGGGCTCCGGATGTGCACTCCTTTGGGGCAAGAGGGAGATGAATGCCACCCCATTAGTCACAAG gtcCCTTTCTTTGGAAAACGACAACATCATACTTGCCCATGCTTGCCAAATTATATATGTTTCAAATTCATTGATGGTCGATACCGATGTTCTGTTGACTTCAAGAACATGGACTTTTAA